In Periplaneta americana isolate PAMFEO1 chromosome 4, P.americana_PAMFEO1_priV1, whole genome shotgun sequence, one DNA window encodes the following:
- the LOC138697894 gene encoding uncharacterized protein, with protein sequence MSLEDKFLEMGFERVAMTSDPETLSALALSSLSKYVAALLVEAAIEAESTELRNIKKTSEHLQNMIKNTVPPFLANEVTEHLIKGVGSMFRVYYDSPYRTKFEKIAPIILSAIVHPAVTRLELYKDEDHFAISDRYFYYVPTAIIYSLHNASALQVLRFSSVSSLHRNFFDHKLRVSKDLQEFSSNICTDKMLTQLCRVCKTLKVLNLSYSSITDDSVLSICLLRNLEEIDISGTDITKDGVFRILQGFVEVENHELFKYMGCCSVSAESVKPSLLLKSFGCGRCHYACNPWESTCLNLLFQYFPSLTSLSLHCMKSPTVDQIKRLNFLTKLTLQLMTWQDYYEHMLVVQSCPNLVYLNIGKIHPVDLRLFIKDLPSLRCLHVDISPRDYDGENDTEVCESMSLPENKSVTCLRLAGFRSSTMMEYVITKFRNVKSLYVTDRYRCVSGALFQKLFQRIILQNLEEFVINEYNSKFTEVLFNDESKPQTTVRYTHFWGRDVLNRTRKVSVQ encoded by the exons ATGTCTTTGGAAGACAAGTTCTTGGAGATGGGTTTCGAGAG GGTTGCCATGACATCGGACCCTGAAACCCTGAGTGCTCTGGCATTGTCATCACTGAGCAAGTACGTTGCGGCACTTCTGGTGGAGGCAGCGATCGAAGCAGAGTCCACAGAGTTACGAAATATCAAGAAAACAAGCGAGCATCTGCAGAACATGATCAAGAACACAGTCCCTCCTTTTCTAGCGAACGAAGTCACAGAACATCTGATCAAGGGTGTTGGTTCTATGTTCAGAGTCTACTATGACAGTCCTTACAGAACAAAATTTGAGAAGATTGCACCAATAATTTTGTCCGCAATCGTGCATCCAGCTGTCACAAGATTGGAGCTTTACAAGGACGAAGACCATTTTGCAATCTCAGACCGATATTTTTACTACGTCCCTACAGCTATAATTTACTCCTTGCATAATGCAAGTGCCCTTCAAGTTCTCAGATTTTCGTCCGTGTCCTCACTCCATCGTAACTTTTTTGATCACAAATTAAGAGTCAGCAAAGACTTGCAggaattttcttcaaatatttgcACCGACAAAATGTTGACACAGCTGTGTAGAGTGTGTAAGACATTGAAGGTTCTCAATCTTAGTTATTCTTCCATAACTGACGACAGTGTATTGTCCATTTGTTTGTTACGAAATCTGGAAGAGATTGACATATCTGGCACAGACATAACCAAAGACGGTGTTTTCAGGATTCTGCAAGGTTTCGTTGAAGTGGAAAACCATGAATTATTCAAGTACATGGGATGCTGTAGTGTGTCTGCAGAGAGCGTTAAACCATCTTTGCTTCTCAAGAGCTTCGGATGTGGTCGTTGTCATTACGCTTGCAATCCTTGGGAGTCCACATGTCTGAACCTCCTGTTCCAATATTTTCCGAGCCTCACATCACTGTCACTACATTGTATGAAATCGCCAACGGTCGATCAAATTAAGCGCCTGAATTTCTTGACAAAACTTACTCTCCAACTGATGACTTGGCAGGATTATTACGAGCACATGCTGGTTGTGCAATCATGTCCAAATCTTGTGTATCTCAACATAGGGAAGATTCATCCTGTGGATCTCAGACTGTTCATCAAGGATCTGCCATCTCTCAGATGTCTGCATGTTGATATCTCACCGCGAGATTATGATGGTGAAAACGATACAGAAGTGTGTGAAAGTATGTCCCTACCAGAAAACAAATCCGTAACGTGTCTTCGTCTGGCGGGATTCAGAAGTTCTACCATGATGGAATACGTAATAACCAAGTTTCGTAACGTGAAGTCGTTGTATGTGACAGACAGGTACAGGTGTGTTTCCGGCGCGCTGTTTCAGAAACTGTTTCAGCGAATTATTCTACAGAACCTTGAAGAATTCGTTATCAACGAGTACAATTCAAAATTCACTGAAGTGCTCTTCAATGACGAAAGCAAACCACAAACTACAGTGCGTTATACCCATTTCTGGGGTAGAGACGTTTTAAACAGAACGAGAAAAGTCAGTGTGCAGTGA